The following proteins come from a genomic window of Helicobacter canadensis MIT 98-5491:
- a CDS encoding phosphoribosyltransferase: MGGITHSLMRKALFENRDDALQKLLNNMPLSFFENQDCIVVGISFNGILLANSLAQAIKAPLAFLFTSPILAPNNLECEIAMATETHDVVISDALVRSFEISLDYIYGEVKRQYEDKMLPLIYQYRKGNPLISLKNKRVLLVDDGVDSGLTALSAIKSVTTLQAKTIYFATPVAPYEVTKVMEEVTDGLFCLYKTKTFVDIEYYYKDYPPVESNVIEEIFSKIQS; this comes from the coding sequence ATGGGTGGTATAACACATTCTTTAATGCGTAAGGCTTTGTTTGAAAATCGTGATGATGCACTTCAGAAATTACTCAATAATATGCCACTTAGTTTTTTTGAAAATCAAGATTGTATTGTGGTTGGGATTTCTTTTAATGGAATCTTGTTAGCAAATTCTTTAGCACAAGCTATCAAAGCGCCTTTGGCATTTCTTTTTACTTCACCGATTCTTGCTCCTAATAATCTAGAATGTGAAATTGCTATGGCAACAGAAACTCACGATGTTGTTATTAGTGATGCGTTGGTGCGTTCTTTTGAGATTAGCTTGGATTATATTTATGGAGAAGTGAAGCGGCAATATGAAGATAAAATGCTTCCATTAATCTATCAATATCGCAAAGGGAATCCTCTTATTTCACTGAAAAATAAGCGTGTTTTGTTGGTAGATGATGGGGTTGATAGTGGTTTAACTGCCCTTTCTGCGATAAAATCTGTTACAACTTTACAAGCAAAAACAATTTATTTTGCCACACCAGTAGCACCCTATGAAGTTACTAAGGTAATGGAAGAAGTAACTGATGGATTATTTTGCCTATATAAAACAAAAACTTTTGTAGATATTGAGTATTACTATAAGGATTATCCGCCTGTTGAATCAAATGTGATAGAAGAAATTTTTTCAAAAATACAATCATAA
- a CDS encoding polyribonucleotide nucleotidyltransferase has translation MGQVTLSFLEKEEKYIFNKFAKQCSGSVYLQSGNNVVLATIAIDTQEVVEEDFLPLTVQYIEKAYAAGKFPGGYIKREAKPGDFETLSARIIDRSLRPLFPKDYCYPTQITLMVLSADEDADLQLLALNAASAALYVSEIPLSFPVSAVRIGRIEGEFVINPSLKALEESTLDLFVSGVKEDLLMIEMRSFGGVAIHQENTEFSANELSEEEMIEVLEIAKKAISQRSQAFEESFKDCVKTPLVLENKRKNFVSSEIVEYIKESHLEELKDIIQSLSKTERNSLLHAFARKIQKEWEEKNLKEIESLEKCVLESVLKIKREIIRTMILEESKRADGRELKEVRPISIETNFLPNAHSSALFTRGQTQALVVATLGGEMDAQSYELLTDKAPLKERFMVHYNFPPFSVGEASSISAPGRRELGHGNLAKRALEASVINGDLKTIRLVSEILESNGSSSMATVCGGSLALAAAGIKCTSLIAGVAMGLVCENDKYAILTDIMGLEDHDGDMDFKIAGSRRGITAMQMDIKLGGLKSEILQKALMQAKEARNHILDLMEEAKEKIVLNESVLPSSQIFSIEPSKIIDVIGQAGRTIKEIIEKFSVAVDLNRENGEVKVSGSNKEKVEAAKMHILKIIKNPQELYKIGDIYQGKVKKIVEFGAFVELPKGYDGLLHISKITNNREQKVSDVLKEGDNVEVEVLSLSKNKVELKLLQILA, from the coding sequence ATGGGACAAGTAACTTTATCGTTTTTAGAAAAAGAAGAAAAATATATTTTTAATAAGTTTGCAAAGCAATGCAGCGGTAGTGTTTATTTGCAAAGTGGTAATAATGTTGTATTAGCAACTATAGCCATTGACACACAAGAAGTTGTAGAAGAGGATTTTTTGCCCTTAACGGTTCAATACATTGAAAAAGCCTATGCAGCAGGAAAATTTCCTGGTGGTTATATCAAAAGAGAAGCTAAACCTGGAGATTTTGAAACTTTGAGTGCTAGAATTATAGATCGAAGTTTGAGACCCCTTTTCCCAAAAGATTATTGTTATCCTACGCAAATTACCCTTATGGTTTTGAGTGCAGATGAAGATGCTGATTTGCAGCTTTTAGCGTTAAATGCCGCAAGTGCAGCACTTTATGTGAGTGAGATTCCACTAAGTTTTCCTGTGAGCGCAGTAAGGATTGGGAGAATAGAGGGTGAGTTTGTGATAAATCCTAGTTTAAAAGCATTAGAAGAGAGCACCTTGGATTTATTTGTAAGCGGTGTTAAAGAAGATTTATTGATGATTGAAATGAGAAGTTTTGGGGGAGTTGCTATTCATCAAGAAAATACAGAGTTTAGTGCCAATGAATTGAGTGAAGAAGAGATGATCGAGGTTTTAGAGATTGCTAAAAAGGCGATTTCTCAAAGAAGCCAAGCATTTGAAGAATCTTTTAAAGATTGTGTAAAAACTCCATTAGTCCTAGAAAATAAAAGAAAAAATTTTGTTTCAAGCGAGATTGTAGAATACATTAAAGAATCACATTTAGAAGAACTAAAAGACATTATTCAAAGCCTCTCTAAGACAGAGCGAAATAGTCTTTTACACGCTTTTGCAAGAAAAATCCAAAAAGAATGGGAAGAAAAGAATCTAAAAGAGATAGAATCACTTGAAAAGTGTGTGTTAGAGAGTGTATTAAAAATCAAGCGAGAGATAATTAGGACAATGATTCTAGAAGAATCCAAAAGGGCTGATGGGAGAGAATTAAAAGAAGTGCGCCCAATTAGCATTGAGACGAATTTTTTACCTAATGCACATTCTAGTGCGCTTTTTACGCGTGGGCAAACACAGGCTTTGGTGGTGGCTACTTTGGGTGGAGAAATGGATGCACAAAGCTATGAATTACTCACTGATAAAGCACCACTAAAAGAGCGTTTTATGGTGCATTATAATTTTCCACCCTTTAGTGTTGGGGAGGCAAGTAGTATTTCTGCACCCGGTAGAAGAGAGCTAGGACACGGGAATCTTGCTAAAAGAGCCTTGGAAGCAAGTGTGATTAATGGAGATTTAAAAACAATTCGCCTTGTTTCTGAGATTTTAGAATCCAATGGTTCTTCATCTATGGCAACGGTTTGCGGTGGATCTTTGGCATTAGCTGCTGCTGGGATTAAATGCACGAGTTTAATTGCTGGAGTGGCAATGGGACTTGTGTGTGAGAATGATAAATATGCGATTTTAACTGATATTATGGGCTTAGAAGATCACGATGGTGATATGGACTTTAAGATTGCTGGTTCTAGGAGAGGAATTACAGCAATGCAAATGGATATTAAGCTAGGTGGGCTTAAGAGTGAAATTTTGCAAAAGGCGTTAATGCAAGCCAAAGAAGCACGGAATCATATTTTGGATTTAATGGAAGAGGCAAAAGAAAAAATCGTGCTTAATGAATCAGTTTTGCCAAGCTCACAAATTTTTTCAATTGAGCCTAGCAAAATTATTGATGTAATTGGACAAGCAGGGAGAACGATTAAGGAAATTATTGAAAAATTTAGTGTTGCAGTGGATTTGAATCGTGAAAATGGTGAAGTAAAAGTTAGCGGAAGCAATAAAGAAAAAGTGGAAGCGGCTAAAATGCACATTTTAAAAATCATCAAAAATCCTCAAGAGCTTTATAAGATTGGTGATATTTATCAAGGCAAAGTGAAAAAGATTGTAGAGTTTGGTGCATTTGTGGAGTTGCCAAAAGGCTATGATGGGCTATTGCATATTTCAAAGATCACCAATAATCGCGAACAAAAAGTTTCTGATGTCTTAAAAGAGGGCGATAATGTAGAAGTTGAAGTGTTATCGCTTAGCAAAAATAAAGTGGAGTTAAAACTATTGCAGATTCTAGCCTAA
- a CDS encoding amino acid ABC transporter ATP-binding protein: MIDIKHLSKSFHNHLVLKDISLNIQKNKTYAILGPSGSGKSTLLRCINLLECADSGTMILNNIKIDFSHKIKKQDLIKIRKNTGMVFQNYNLFANKTALQNITQSLITVHRYSKAEAENIAYEYLEMVGLKDKANRYPSMLSGGQQQRIGIARALAFNPEVILFDEPTSALDPELVDEVLNVIKMIHNKTMILVTHELNFARKIADRILFMADGEILEDATPEEFFTKPKTQRAKQFLNKFIKMDCDYII, encoded by the coding sequence ATGATTGACATCAAACATTTATCCAAAAGCTTTCATAATCATTTAGTTTTAAAAGATATATCTTTAAATATCCAAAAAAACAAAACCTATGCTATTTTAGGACCAAGCGGATCAGGAAAAAGCACACTTTTAAGGTGCATTAATCTCCTTGAATGTGCCGATAGTGGAACTATGATTTTAAATAATATCAAAATTGATTTCTCCCATAAAATTAAAAAGCAAGACCTAATTAAAATCAGAAAAAATACGGGAATGGTTTTTCAAAACTATAATCTTTTTGCCAACAAAACAGCACTCCAAAATATAACACAATCCCTAATCACAGTGCATCGATACAGCAAGGCAGAAGCAGAAAATATTGCTTATGAATATTTAGAAATGGTTGGATTAAAAGATAAAGCTAATCGCTATCCTAGTATGCTAAGTGGGGGACAACAACAAAGAATAGGCATAGCTAGGGCTTTGGCTTTTAACCCTGAAGTTATACTTTTTGATGAGCCAACTTCCGCACTCGACCCAGAACTTGTAGATGAAGTCCTAAATGTTATTAAAATGATCCACAATAAAACAATGATTCTAGTAACGCATGAGCTTAATTTTGCTAGAAAAATAGCAGATAGAATTCTCTTTATGGCTGATGGGGAGATTCTAGAAGATGCAACTCCCGAAGAATTTTTTACAAAACCCAAAACACAAAGGGCTAAACAATTTTTAAACAAATTTATCAAGATGGATTGCGACTATATTATTTAA
- a CDS encoding amino acid ABC transporter permease — MQLFDFEYALSAFPTLLKGVPISLAIAIVGFILGAILGLILSLIRIYRVPILFQLATLYISFFRGIPVLVQIFLAYYGIPLVLRYFNHQYGLNIDISGIDAIYFMYLVYALYCSAYLSEIFRSSILSIDKGQLEAAYSVGMNTTQALFIIILPQSMLLALPNILNFFIILIKETSLVFAASVPEIMGIATLEADRSSKFLEVYIIAALIYWVISIFLEKSFAILETKLLSYKKMMGKS, encoded by the coding sequence ATGCAATTATTTGACTTCGAATATGCCTTAAGTGCCTTTCCTACTTTATTAAAGGGAGTTCCAATCTCCTTGGCTATTGCCATTGTTGGTTTTATCTTGGGAGCTATATTGGGATTAATTTTAAGTTTAATAAGAATCTATAGAGTTCCTATTCTATTTCAATTAGCTACTTTATACATTTCTTTTTTTAGAGGAATTCCTGTTCTAGTTCAGATTTTCTTAGCCTATTATGGCATACCTTTGGTGCTTAGGTATTTTAATCATCAATATGGCTTAAACATTGATATTTCCGGTATTGATGCTATCTACTTTATGTATCTCGTATATGCTTTATATTGCTCTGCATACCTTAGTGAAATTTTTAGAAGCTCTATTTTAAGCATAGACAAAGGGCAGCTAGAAGCAGCTTATAGTGTAGGAATGAACACCACTCAAGCTTTATTTATTATTATTTTACCGCAAAGTATGCTTCTAGCTTTACCTAATATTTTAAATTTCTTTATTATACTTATTAAAGAAACCTCACTAGTTTTTGCTGCTTCAGTTCCAGAAATAATGGGAATAGCAACATTAGAGGCAGATAGAAGTTCTAAATTTTTAGAGGTTTATATTATAGCTGCACTCATTTATTGGGTAATTAGCATTTTTCTAGAAAAAAGCTTTGCTATACTTGAAACCAAACTACTCTCCTATAAAAAAATGATGGGGAAATCATGA
- a CDS encoding transporter substrate-binding domain-containing protein codes for MKIKLLLIALIAFLFNACSNTENTQSIKVGSEGAYKPFSYVDKDGKITGYDVEVVRILQEIDPSLNFSFNYAPWNALFLGLDSARFDMLANQIIKTQEREEKYLFNAESYFVSTSQFVTRADNADINTTADLKGKIAGGVVGSAHTKILEDWNNQNGNILEIRYYKDLIPLLQDLVNKRIDVHLNDPASIADIIKEQNLNLKVLDERISQSPVYFVFRKENLSNDLIQKIDAALLKAKETGKLRDLSMKYFGVDQSQ; via the coding sequence ATGAAAATAAAATTATTATTAATAGCATTAATTGCATTTCTTTTTAATGCTTGCTCTAACACAGAAAATACACAAAGCATAAAAGTTGGTAGTGAGGGTGCCTATAAGCCTTTTTCTTATGTTGATAAAGATGGAAAAATAACTGGCTATGATGTTGAAGTCGTTAGAATCTTACAAGAAATTGATCCATCTTTAAATTTTAGCTTCAATTATGCACCTTGGAATGCTTTATTTTTGGGCTTAGATTCTGCTAGATTTGATATGCTTGCTAATCAAATCATTAAAACACAAGAAAGAGAAGAAAAATATCTCTTTAATGCAGAAAGTTACTTTGTAAGCACTTCGCAATTTGTCACTCGAGCTGATAATGCAGATATTAACACGACTGCTGATTTGAAAGGAAAAATTGCTGGTGGTGTTGTAGGATCTGCACATACAAAAATCCTTGAAGATTGGAATAATCAAAATGGAAATATTTTAGAGATACGCTATTATAAAGACTTAATCCCATTATTGCAAGATTTAGTCAATAAAAGAATAGATGTTCATTTAAATGATCCTGCTTCTATTGCTGATATTATTAAAGAACAAAATTTAAATTTAAAAGTGCTTGATGAGCGTATCTCTCAAAGTCCAGTTTATTTTGTCTTTAGAAAAGAAAATCTATCAAATGATCTTATTCAAAAAATAGATGCGGCTTTATTAAAAGCAAAAGAAACAGGCAAATTACGCGATCTTTCTATGAAATACTTTGGGGTAGATCAAAGTCAATAA